From one Maridesulfovibrio ferrireducens genomic stretch:
- a CDS encoding XRE family transcriptional regulator, with amino-acid sequence MINQTKENLQEDLTTENIPEHFLRRAWMEKNKITNVILAKRFALTPARVSYIIRSGECPQKYINILRKEFKMPDSLLPTRSREKSGPKPKRKTDFNSHIK; translated from the coding sequence ATGATTAACCAAACTAAAGAAAATTTGCAAGAAGATTTAACAACAGAAAACATCCCAGAGCACTTTTTAAGACGAGCTTGGATGGAAAAAAATAAAATAACAAATGTCATTTTAGCAAAAAGATTTGCTTTAACACCTGCAAGAGTCTCTTACATCATCCGTAGCGGAGAGTGTCCCCAAAAGTATATTAATATATTAAGAAAGGAATTCAAAATGCCGGACAGTCTTTTGCCTACTCGCAGTAGAGAAAAAAGCGGGCCTAAACCTAAAAGAAAAACTGACTTTAATTCACACATTAAATAA